From one Helicobacter canis genomic stretch:
- a CDS encoding DUF5989 family protein, translated as MNLIKELWAFLKERKKFWLFPVIVVMLFLGALIVLAKGSAVAPFIYTIF; from the coding sequence ATGAACCTAATCAAAGAGCTATGGGCGTTTTTGAAAGAGCGCAAGAAATTTTGGCTTTTCCCTGTGATTGTGGTGATGCTTTTCTTAGGTGCGCTTATTGTGCTGGCTAAGGGCTCAGCAGTTGCGCCGTTTATTTATACGATTTTTTAA